One window from the genome of Elephas maximus indicus isolate mEleMax1 chromosome 8, mEleMax1 primary haplotype, whole genome shotgun sequence encodes:
- the URGCP gene encoding up-regulator of cell proliferation isoform X2, translating to MEGDDCEFHYGDGTNEAQDNDFPTVERSRLQEMLSLLGLETYQIQKLSLQDSLQISFDSMKNWAPQVPKDLPWNFLRKLQALNAEARNTTMVLDAPPDARPGEKEGQMEEEVLYWDTADDVAADIYSFSELPTPDTPVNPLDLLCALLLSADSFLQQDIVLKMFLCQFALPLVLPDSENHHHTFLLWALRGLVRTWWSQPPRGPGSFKDDNVVLPRMPTFAFVRMDVSSNSKSQLVNAVLSPGRRPRDCFWHRDLNLGASPREIADGLVEISWFFPSGKEDLDIFPEPVAFVNLRGDIGSHWLQFKLLTDISSAVFILTDNISKKEYKLLLSMKESNTKYYFILSPYRGKRNTNLRFLNKLIPVLKIDYSHVLVKVSSTDSESFVRRLQSIVRCVMRSPCRRLSVEDMANAARKLGLRVDEDCEECQKAKEQMEKITRKIRDPEAYKKEELRLQGEPWRKVAQVEKELCQLQWAGDPPEKCRSELRGRLLELRAQQNSLDPTWGVQEFVRGISSPSPGEKQYFLRWMELGLARLAQQRLRPPPETLLSLRSKHCGAVDATEPLWPDPLGVEHFLREMGQFYEAESCLVEAGKLPVGQRRFAHFPGLALELLLRGLPLELVDGGSLSVPLRWVTGLLKELHTRLERRSRLVVLSVLGVPGTGKSTLLNTMFGLRFATGKSSSPRGAFMQLVEVAEGFSQDLGCDHILVIDSGGWIGGALTTAGERFELEASLATLIMGLSNVTVVSLAETRDVPLALLHAFLRLETTGHTPSYQFVYQNLHGTSAPSPQLKDGRQCPELLSERGLAVGCGEVRGDGIRTLADVAFGDPEKQHVWHIPGLWHGVPPMAPVSLGYSEAIFELKRCLLENIRNGLSNQNKNIQQLIELVRRL from the coding sequence TGGAGAGAAGCCGCCTTCAAGAAATGCTGTCACTTCTGGGACTTGAGACGTACCAGATCCAGAAACTCAGCCTCCAGGATTCTCTGCAGATCAGTTTTGACAGCATGAAGAACTGGGCCCCCCAGGTACCCAAAGACTTGCCTTGGAATTTCCTAAGAAAGCTGCAGGCCCTCAATGCTGAGGCCAGAAACACCACCATGGTGCTGGATGCCCCCCCGGACGCCCGGCCCGGGGAGAAGGAGGGCCAGATGGAGGAGGAGGTCCTCTACTGGGACACGGCCGATGACGTCGCGGCTGACATCTACTCCTTCTCCGAGCTGCCCACCCCAGACACGCCGGTGAACCCCCTGGACCTGCTCTGTGCCCTTCTGCTCTCCGCAGACAGCTTCCTGCAGCAGGACATCGTCTTAAAGATGTTCCTCTGCCAGTTCGCTCTCCCTCTGGTGTTGCCCGACTCAGAAAACCACCACCACACGTTCCTGCTGTGGGCCCTAAGGGGTCTAGTGAGGACGTGGTGGTCGCAGCCCCCGAGAGGGCCAGGGAGTTTCAAAGACGACAACGTGGTCCTCCCCAGGATGCCCACCTTTGCCTTTGTGCGCATGGACGTGAGCAGCAACTCCAAGTCTCAGCTTGTCAATGCCGTTCTCAGCCCAGGCCGCCGGCCGCGTGACTGCTTCTGGCATCGGGACCTGAACTTGGGCGCCAGTCCGCGGGAGATCGCAGATGGGCTTGTTGAAATCTCCTGGTTTTTCCCAAGTGGCAAGGAGGACTTGGACATCTTCCCTGAGCCTGTGGCCTTTGTAAACCTGAGAGGCGACATCGGGTCTCACTGGCTGCAGTTTAAGCTGTTGACAGACATCTCCTCCGCCGTGTTTATACTGACTGACAACATCAGTAAGAAGGAGTACAAACTGCTGTTATCTATGAAGGAGTCGAACACGAAATACTATTTCATCCTGAGTCCCTACCGCGGGAAGCGGAACACAAACCTCAGATTCCTGAACAAGTTAATCCCTGTGCTGAAAATCGACTACTCACATGTTCTGGTGAAGGTCAGCAGCACAGACAGCGAGAGCTTCGTGAGGAGGCTGCAGTCCATTGTGCGCTGCGTGATGAGGTCCCCCTGCAGGAGGTTGTCCGTGGAGGACATGGCCAATGCGGCCCGCAAGCTGGGCCTCAGGGTGGACGAGGACTGTGAGGAGTGCCAGAAGGCCAAAGAGCAGATGGAGAAAATTACCAGGAAAATCAGAGATCCCGAGGCCTACAAAAAGGAGGAGCTGCGGCTGCAAGGAGAGCCTTGGAGGAAGGTGGCGCAGGTGGAGAAGGAGCTCTGCCAGCTTCAGTGGGCTGGAGACCCTCCCGAGAAGTGCAGGTCTGAGCTAAGGGGTAGGTTGCTGGAGCTCCGGGCGCAGCAGAACAGCCTCGACCCCACCTGGGGGGTGCAGGAGTTTGTCAGGGGCATCAGCAGCCCCTCGCCGGGTGAGAAGCAGTACTTCCTGAGGTGGATGGAGCTGGGCCTGGCTCGCCTGGCCCAGCAGAGGCTGAGGCCTCCTCCAGAGACTCTTCTCAGCCTGAGGTCCAAGCATTGTGGGGCCGTGGACGCCACAGAGCCACTCTGGCCTGATCCCCTGGGGGTGGAACACTTTCTGCGGgaaatgggacagttctacgaaGCTGAAAGCTGCCTGGTGGAGGCGGGGAAGCTGCCGGTGGGCCAGCGGCGGTTCGCCCACTTCCCAGGCCTGGCTTTGGAGCTGCTGCTGAGGGGGCTCCCACTGGAGCTGGTCGACGGGGGCAGCCTGAGCGTCCCCCTGCGCTGGGTCACTGGGCTGCTGAAGGAGCTGCACACCCGGTTGGAGAGAAGGTCACGCCTGGTGGTTCTGTCTGTGCTGGGGGTACCAGGCACGGGCAAGTCCACGCTGCTCAACACCATGTTTGGGCTGCGATTTGCCACTGGGAAGAGCAGCAGCCCTCGGGGGGCCTTCATGCAGCTTGTGGAAGTGGCTGAGGGTTTCAGCCAGGACCTGGGCTGTGACCACATCCTAGTGATAGACTCGGGGGGTTGGATCGGTGGGGCCCTGACCACAGCAGGGGAGAGGTTTGAGCTGGAAGCCTCCTTGGCCACTCTGATTATGGGACTGAGCAACGTCACCGTGGTCAGCTTAGCAGAAACGAGGGACGTCCCACTGGCTCTTCTGCACGCGTTTCTGAGGCTGGAAACCACAGGACACACTCCCAGCTATCAGTTTGTGTACCAGAACCTTCATGGCACatctgcccccagcccccagctgaAAGATGGGAGGCAGTGCCCAGAGCTGCTGAGTGAGAGGGGCCTGGCTGTGGGCTGTGGGGAGGTGCGAGGGGATGGTATCCGGACACTGGCTGACGTGGCCTTTGGTGACCCTGAGAAACAGCACGTCTGGCACATTCCTGGCCTGTGGCATGGGGTGCCCCCCATGGCTCCTGTGAGCTTGGGATACAGCGAAGCCATTTTTGAATTGAAGAGATGCCTGCTAGAAAACATCAGGAATGGCCTAtccaaccaaaacaaaaatatccagcaGCTCATTGAGCTGGTGAGGAGGCTGTGA
- the URGCP gene encoding up-regulator of cell proliferation isoform X1: protein MASPGHSDLGEVTSEIKASERGTALAIADLEWREMEGDDCEFHYGDGTNEAQDNDFPTVERSRLQEMLSLLGLETYQIQKLSLQDSLQISFDSMKNWAPQVPKDLPWNFLRKLQALNAEARNTTMVLDAPPDARPGEKEGQMEEEVLYWDTADDVAADIYSFSELPTPDTPVNPLDLLCALLLSADSFLQQDIVLKMFLCQFALPLVLPDSENHHHTFLLWALRGLVRTWWSQPPRGPGSFKDDNVVLPRMPTFAFVRMDVSSNSKSQLVNAVLSPGRRPRDCFWHRDLNLGASPREIADGLVEISWFFPSGKEDLDIFPEPVAFVNLRGDIGSHWLQFKLLTDISSAVFILTDNISKKEYKLLLSMKESNTKYYFILSPYRGKRNTNLRFLNKLIPVLKIDYSHVLVKVSSTDSESFVRRLQSIVRCVMRSPCRRLSVEDMANAARKLGLRVDEDCEECQKAKEQMEKITRKIRDPEAYKKEELRLQGEPWRKVAQVEKELCQLQWAGDPPEKCRSELRGRLLELRAQQNSLDPTWGVQEFVRGISSPSPGEKQYFLRWMELGLARLAQQRLRPPPETLLSLRSKHCGAVDATEPLWPDPLGVEHFLREMGQFYEAESCLVEAGKLPVGQRRFAHFPGLALELLLRGLPLELVDGGSLSVPLRWVTGLLKELHTRLERRSRLVVLSVLGVPGTGKSTLLNTMFGLRFATGKSSSPRGAFMQLVEVAEGFSQDLGCDHILVIDSGGWIGGALTTAGERFELEASLATLIMGLSNVTVVSLAETRDVPLALLHAFLRLETTGHTPSYQFVYQNLHGTSAPSPQLKDGRQCPELLSERGLAVGCGEVRGDGIRTLADVAFGDPEKQHVWHIPGLWHGVPPMAPVSLGYSEAIFELKRCLLENIRNGLSNQNKNIQQLIELVRRL from the coding sequence TGGAGAGAAGCCGCCTTCAAGAAATGCTGTCACTTCTGGGACTTGAGACGTACCAGATCCAGAAACTCAGCCTCCAGGATTCTCTGCAGATCAGTTTTGACAGCATGAAGAACTGGGCCCCCCAGGTACCCAAAGACTTGCCTTGGAATTTCCTAAGAAAGCTGCAGGCCCTCAATGCTGAGGCCAGAAACACCACCATGGTGCTGGATGCCCCCCCGGACGCCCGGCCCGGGGAGAAGGAGGGCCAGATGGAGGAGGAGGTCCTCTACTGGGACACGGCCGATGACGTCGCGGCTGACATCTACTCCTTCTCCGAGCTGCCCACCCCAGACACGCCGGTGAACCCCCTGGACCTGCTCTGTGCCCTTCTGCTCTCCGCAGACAGCTTCCTGCAGCAGGACATCGTCTTAAAGATGTTCCTCTGCCAGTTCGCTCTCCCTCTGGTGTTGCCCGACTCAGAAAACCACCACCACACGTTCCTGCTGTGGGCCCTAAGGGGTCTAGTGAGGACGTGGTGGTCGCAGCCCCCGAGAGGGCCAGGGAGTTTCAAAGACGACAACGTGGTCCTCCCCAGGATGCCCACCTTTGCCTTTGTGCGCATGGACGTGAGCAGCAACTCCAAGTCTCAGCTTGTCAATGCCGTTCTCAGCCCAGGCCGCCGGCCGCGTGACTGCTTCTGGCATCGGGACCTGAACTTGGGCGCCAGTCCGCGGGAGATCGCAGATGGGCTTGTTGAAATCTCCTGGTTTTTCCCAAGTGGCAAGGAGGACTTGGACATCTTCCCTGAGCCTGTGGCCTTTGTAAACCTGAGAGGCGACATCGGGTCTCACTGGCTGCAGTTTAAGCTGTTGACAGACATCTCCTCCGCCGTGTTTATACTGACTGACAACATCAGTAAGAAGGAGTACAAACTGCTGTTATCTATGAAGGAGTCGAACACGAAATACTATTTCATCCTGAGTCCCTACCGCGGGAAGCGGAACACAAACCTCAGATTCCTGAACAAGTTAATCCCTGTGCTGAAAATCGACTACTCACATGTTCTGGTGAAGGTCAGCAGCACAGACAGCGAGAGCTTCGTGAGGAGGCTGCAGTCCATTGTGCGCTGCGTGATGAGGTCCCCCTGCAGGAGGTTGTCCGTGGAGGACATGGCCAATGCGGCCCGCAAGCTGGGCCTCAGGGTGGACGAGGACTGTGAGGAGTGCCAGAAGGCCAAAGAGCAGATGGAGAAAATTACCAGGAAAATCAGAGATCCCGAGGCCTACAAAAAGGAGGAGCTGCGGCTGCAAGGAGAGCCTTGGAGGAAGGTGGCGCAGGTGGAGAAGGAGCTCTGCCAGCTTCAGTGGGCTGGAGACCCTCCCGAGAAGTGCAGGTCTGAGCTAAGGGGTAGGTTGCTGGAGCTCCGGGCGCAGCAGAACAGCCTCGACCCCACCTGGGGGGTGCAGGAGTTTGTCAGGGGCATCAGCAGCCCCTCGCCGGGTGAGAAGCAGTACTTCCTGAGGTGGATGGAGCTGGGCCTGGCTCGCCTGGCCCAGCAGAGGCTGAGGCCTCCTCCAGAGACTCTTCTCAGCCTGAGGTCCAAGCATTGTGGGGCCGTGGACGCCACAGAGCCACTCTGGCCTGATCCCCTGGGGGTGGAACACTTTCTGCGGgaaatgggacagttctacgaaGCTGAAAGCTGCCTGGTGGAGGCGGGGAAGCTGCCGGTGGGCCAGCGGCGGTTCGCCCACTTCCCAGGCCTGGCTTTGGAGCTGCTGCTGAGGGGGCTCCCACTGGAGCTGGTCGACGGGGGCAGCCTGAGCGTCCCCCTGCGCTGGGTCACTGGGCTGCTGAAGGAGCTGCACACCCGGTTGGAGAGAAGGTCACGCCTGGTGGTTCTGTCTGTGCTGGGGGTACCAGGCACGGGCAAGTCCACGCTGCTCAACACCATGTTTGGGCTGCGATTTGCCACTGGGAAGAGCAGCAGCCCTCGGGGGGCCTTCATGCAGCTTGTGGAAGTGGCTGAGGGTTTCAGCCAGGACCTGGGCTGTGACCACATCCTAGTGATAGACTCGGGGGGTTGGATCGGTGGGGCCCTGACCACAGCAGGGGAGAGGTTTGAGCTGGAAGCCTCCTTGGCCACTCTGATTATGGGACTGAGCAACGTCACCGTGGTCAGCTTAGCAGAAACGAGGGACGTCCCACTGGCTCTTCTGCACGCGTTTCTGAGGCTGGAAACCACAGGACACACTCCCAGCTATCAGTTTGTGTACCAGAACCTTCATGGCACatctgcccccagcccccagctgaAAGATGGGAGGCAGTGCCCAGAGCTGCTGAGTGAGAGGGGCCTGGCTGTGGGCTGTGGGGAGGTGCGAGGGGATGGTATCCGGACACTGGCTGACGTGGCCTTTGGTGACCCTGAGAAACAGCACGTCTGGCACATTCCTGGCCTGTGGCATGGGGTGCCCCCCATGGCTCCTGTGAGCTTGGGATACAGCGAAGCCATTTTTGAATTGAAGAGATGCCTGCTAGAAAACATCAGGAATGGCCTAtccaaccaaaacaaaaatatccagcaGCTCATTGAGCTGGTGAGGAGGCTGTGA